In one Gossypium hirsutum isolate 1008001.06 chromosome D09, Gossypium_hirsutum_v2.1, whole genome shotgun sequence genomic region, the following are encoded:
- the LOC107892328 gene encoding uncharacterized protein isoform X2 — protein sequence MVVTSFLRSSWRPYFLINCSLKMNLRLLKMILDPQNIHRLKDSRFPLNILDKIVSDITESKQLLDKLVVVKYNGALGKNMGFGGPD from the exons ATGGTTGTCACATCATTTCTTCGAAGCTCCTGGAGACCATACTTCTTGATAAATTGTTCACTGAAGATGAACTT GAGGCTTTTGAAGATGATATTGGATCCTCAAAATATCCACAGATTAAAAGATTCAAGATTTCCATTAAATATCCTTGACAAAATCGTATCAG ATATTACTGAATCTAAGCAGCTTTTGGATAAGCTTGTTGTGGTGAAGTATAATGGAGCTTTGGGAAAGAATATGGGTTTCGGTGGTCCCGA TTGA
- the LOC107892328 gene encoding uncharacterized protein isoform X1: MVVTSFLRSSWRPYFLINCSLKMNLRLLKMILDPQNIHRLKDSRFPLNILDKIVSDITESKQLLDKLVVVKYNGALGKNMGFGGPEWGLENTIKGKTSDMVIPSQAVAS; this comes from the exons ATGGTTGTCACATCATTTCTTCGAAGCTCCTGGAGACCATACTTCTTGATAAATTGTTCACTGAAGATGAACTT GAGGCTTTTGAAGATGATATTGGATCCTCAAAATATCCACAGATTAAAAGATTCAAGATTTCCATTAAATATCCTTGACAAAATCGTATCAG ATATTACTGAATCTAAGCAGCTTTTGGATAAGCTTGTTGTGGTGAAGTATAATGGAGCTTTGGGAAAGAATATGGGTTTCGGTGGTCCCGA ATGGGGGTTGGAGAATACGATCAAAGGGAAAACATCAGATATGGTGATTCCCAGCCAAGCAGTGGCTTCTTAG